One genomic window of Metopolophium dirhodum isolate CAU chromosome 4, ASM1992520v1, whole genome shotgun sequence includes the following:
- the LOC132943862 gene encoding uncharacterized protein LOC132943862 produces MNINYAQGIVLIVLACVLRTNCAISEKPLEKVPSKSNHKDDQKSLDVKKNDGAAEKMLLNIATIIQGCIDEKTMNNKDFKIKLDNLYKNLVMKKINKLIAKLTTKVNDIKKQYEKDVEVLKIMNSMPDSRSSKYNNKSSKKSNKK; encoded by the exons ATGAACATTAACTACGCACAAGGAATAGTTTTGATAGTTCTTGCGTGTGTGTTACGCACA aattgtGCAATATCTGAGAAACCCTTAGAAAAAGTACCTTCCAAATCTAATCACAAAGATGATCAAAAATCATTAGATGTCAAAAAAAACGACGGTGCAGctgaaaaaatgttattaaatattgccACTATAATACAAGGTTGTATAGACGAAAAAACGATGAATAATAAAGACTTCAAAATAAAACTGGATAATTTGTATAAGAATTTGGTAATGAAAAAaa taaacAAATTAATAGCAAAACTCACAACTAAAGTGAATGACATTAAAAAGCAATATGAGAAAGACGTCGAAGTATTGAAGATAATGAACAGTATGCCGGATAGCAGAAGcagtaaatataacaataaatcgtcaaaaa aatcaaacaaaaaataa
- the LOC132943844 gene encoding uncharacterized protein LOC132943844 has translation MKAGALICITIVLCVSMLQGVHGGKNVSEKKLNKWSAKNEDVNQKDINIRNLNLKKIKALKEHRNELQDLLEVIQYVITDAINNKEFRTFMIKRFLHNYVPQASKYLNTIKELKKKMDPKAAEEDDKKDEAMKNQ, from the exons ATGAAGGCCGGTGCGTTAATATGTATAACCATCGTATTGTGTGTATCGATGTTGcag GGCGTACACGGCGGTAAAAATGTGAGCGAAAAGAAATTGAATAAGTGGAGTGCGAAAAATGAAGATGTCAATCAGAAAGATATCaatataagaaatttaaatttaaaaaaaatcaaagcacTCAAGGAACACAGAAATGAGTTACAAGATTTGCTGGAAGTTATACAATATGTGATCACCGATGCAATTAATAACAAAGAATTCCGCACCTTTATGATTAAACGGTTCTTACACAACTACGTTCCAcaag CAtccaaatatttgaatacaataaagGAACTTAAAAAGAAAATGGATCCAAAAGCAGCCGAAGAAGACGATAAAAAAGATGAAGCaatgaaaaatcaataa